GCACAATTTGTCCCCAGGAAATTCGTAGACCTTTTACCGATATTGCTgatgacgatttttttttatgctgACGCTAGGATTTCTCAACTTTTAGTAAGAAAGGCTCTGcttttattatcttcattAATGGATCGGCTTCGTGGATGATAAGATAATTTAtcttaatttgaaaaatcacGATATTTGCCTATTTCAACCCTTTTGTTATGCGGCCACCTTAAAGTGAGATGAACCACTATTATGGCCGCTAGACTAAAGTAcacgaaaaaaatatagataaGACCACTATAATACATTTAGATTTGAAATCCACAGGTGTCGAGCTCAAACACGCAGGACGTGACGCTAGTCAACATGACGAGGAACCACACGGGGCGGTACAGCTGCGAGGTAACCGAAGACGGCCCGACTTACGACACCAGAGTCCAGGAGGCTCACGTCTTTGTTGTTGGTAAGATACAAGATGAGAATTTCCTCTTAACCGACTACTTTTTCATTCTTCTTTCTACGCGACGTCTTTTGATACACAGCGAGTAATGCATAccagatatatttttttctgcggTATAGTGCTTGAACTTTTAATTACACAACTTTTCCTGGTATCTCGACTCGATAATAAACAGTGTACGTAATAGTAGTAAAGTAAGTTACTAACGTCCTGCGTGACTTTAAATATAAAGCTTtgtagtatatattttttgctgTAATGACCAAACTTTCTGTGTGCCGATGAAAAATAACAAACGCCagatatgaaaattatttgtgaaGTTCAACCTTCCATAAAATTATTCTGATTGAACATTCAATGTAAAGAAATAAGTTTTCGGCCGGAAAATATGTGCCAAATAGAGGAAAAACTTTCTTACTCTTTGACTATGGCTTGTTACGCGCGCAGtaaatctataaaataaacaaaaccaGGAAAACTTGCAAATCGTAGATggcgttttaaaaatatgtcgtATTGTATTACCAAATTATGATTTTCGCGAACGAATTTCTCCACATGAAAGTATCAAAAAGAAACGTACTACCTCAGTCATTGTCGAAAGCTCTCATGGCCACTCGCAAACGCAGTAAAGTTAAAAGTGGCTCAGTAATAAGTATTAAAACGAATGCTTTCCTATCAGGCGTTTAATAAACTAGCGTTTTATGAATCTCAGCTACGGTCGCGGCTACGTATCTCGTAagtttaaagttaaaattcaCTTTTTCTGATTCTCATCTGTAAAAAGCTCCGGTTGAAACATTACTTTCCACGCGCGCGAAGTTAAAAGCTCGCTTTAACTTCAAGCTTTAATTTCGCGAATGCAGCCAAGGTGAAGCTCTGCTACGTATAAGATAAGAAAGTTCGTTTGCTTCATTGAATCACTCGGTagcttttattaaaatgtttactCGCGCCGCAAGGAATTACGGAGCATATCAGTAGAGAAAATATAAGAAGAATTAATGCAGCTTTGTCATGATGAGCAGATGTGCCAGAAACGGAGCCGAGAATCGCAGTCGACAGGGAGCACTTACGAGCCGGCGAAACACTCCGAGCGAATTGCTCGTCGGGCACCTCCCGGCCCGCCCCCAACATTACGTGGACCCTCAACGGAGCACCCGTAAGTATCACCTCTCGCCGTCCGCCGCCGCCATCGCCTCCGAAAGGCTACGTGACCTTACTGGATGATTAAAGTTGCTCAGAACCGCGTTCTTCGCCTGCCAAACCCTCTTCCGTAGCCTCTGTGTATACACCTCTTTTTGTCCGCTAGCGCTGCCTCCCTTCCATCGACTGCTCTTTTCTTTGGCTGCACTTTTCCCTCGGCTTTATTTTTGTCTTCTTCCACTAGTTTATACCCAGCCTTTTACCCCTGGCTTTCTTGGGCTGCTGTGCTAGAGGTTAGTGCTTCCATAATATATTCGAGGAATTTTATACTCGGAATATTGGCGATTTCGAATGAAAGCTCTGTcacttttattaaaacttgATGGCGATAAACTTGTTTATTGATTAATCATGCTTTTAGTACGGAAGCTTGGcgttaaaaatcaaatatgCATCCAAGAGGCAAGAGAGCCAAATTATGTgcataattacatttttgaaatattttgaaaaatctttGACGCTGATTAAAATTCCGattttaatcaataatttattcgaGCACTTTCATCGACTTAGTCAATATTCACAGGAGATTTAAAAGTAAaggaattttataaatttttgaatGCATTACCACATTTAAATCGTTTAGATAAATCCCTGTAaagagaaaattatttaaacatccACCAacgcaatttcttttttattaatgacaaGCCTCGGCGCGATGATACACAACCGCAAATAAAATGTTACATAATAGAGTAGCAACAAGCTTTTGCAGAATACACCCAATTCGAGtattttcattgaaatttattttgctctctctttctcttcggcCCATCCGTCGCGCGAGCAGTTCCGCGCTTATCGATCGGATGCTGCCTCGGCCGCTGCTACTACTCCGCTTCTTTCCGTCCACTCGATTAAGCTTTCGggctatataaatataggttCACCGCACTGCACTTTGGAAACAGGCGGAATGCAGAGCAGCGATCATTCCGCGGCTCGTGTTTAAGTGCTTGCACGTCCGCGACTGCGCTGTCAACTTACAGAACAACCGCACTTATTTGCACTCTCGCGCCCTTTTCTCTTTACTCTAGGATGATTTTCAGTGCGTGAACTTTTCTATCCCTATTTCAACGCTATTTCTATCACTTGTTAGATTGGagtttctatttttattattttcttgaaCGAATGATTCATCAGAATAATCATTTTGTTTTGGGTAAAAAGTAAATGAGAAAAGGTTTCGTTGATGTTACGATgggaatttcttttttaatgaCTGTTATTGAGGCAAGCCGCAACAAAATACTAGTAGGGTTTGTGCTAGAATTAATTTTAACCCGTTCTAACTTTCGTAACACGCATTAGATAGTTTTGGAGTACGTTATAATTCTTGTAACATGCACTAGTTTTCTGATCGTTGGGTGTTGAACTTGAGTCCTAATGGAAGCTTGAATTATTTGCATTccttagaaaaaaaaattgaaactatTATATTGACGATCAAAATCAGGGATGTTAACAATTTTGATCAACGAATGACAAGTTCATACTCCAGCTTGAATATTGTCTTCTTTTCGGTTCCTTCAGCAATTTTCTACATTTATTCCGCTTCTTCGTTTTTCACATCTCTTTTCCCTTTTTCCGTAAATATACTCGCTCACTCGAGTACCGGTCGTGTGGCAAAAGAGAATGCGGTATTGAAGAGGAATTCGAATTCGAGTCGCGATCAAAGGTCCGCTGCGCCGAAGAGGAACGAAAGCAATCTGCACTCGGACTATCGAGACCCATTTTCCGCAGGATGTCATTACGTTCGTCAgggttttctttatttttccgcTCGAAAtaaaggagaaagagaggaggcggaggaggcAGAGAGTCCACCCCAAGGCCCTGCAAGATCTTGCGTTCGCCGCTTAATTTAGAGAAATAGTTTTAGGAGATTGGAGTTTGTTTTAGAGGGAACCGCCCGCATTCTCTGAGAACCAGCTATCAGAACCAGCGTCGACGTAATTTTCCTTCAGAATTAGAACTTCACATTAGAGCCTTGAATGTATTCAGCGACGAAATCTCATTTGGACTTAGAGCGTCgctatttcttaatttaatgCTGGGTGGGTGACTCTTTAGCGTGTATTTAACTACTTGATTTTAgtagctgaaaaataaagcaagaaTGTATTTTAAGGCTTAGGTAAATACTTGGGATATTCAATAACCAAGAAACCAGAAATGTACACGTGGCGCTAATAAattcaaacaaagaaacaagtataagacagagaaagagagagagagaatttttcttaataaaaaCGAAGCAGTGCGCAAGGAAGATAAAGAGAGCGTATAGCCGTATAGCACCAGcaaacagtaaaaaaaagcGTGTCCAAGTGATGAGTAAGAGTGAAGAGAGAACAGAAGAAAAGAGTTGCGGAAAAGCCAAAGACGAGAAAATATTTACTCGGCTGGCTGAAGGTGCAGTAGCAGCGTCTTATACGTTCATATAATCGGAAACTCAGCTTCTACTCTTCAAAGTCTTACCGAGCGATGACCGGATGTTGATGTCATACTCTTCGCATTTTCCTTAAAAACTTACATGTATAGCCTCATTTGTCAGATTATACCACGATTATggtttcttattttatttccattcttgttttcattgaaaatagtccattgtgtataaaaaaataaaagccatTAGCCTTATAAAAGCTTGCATTAGCGGACTATACATACGAAAGGTGCACTAGAGCACAATAACAATTTATCGAACATTTCATCTTTCAAAAAACGAATGCGTGTACACGGGGGAAAAGCAGAATACACATATGCATGGCCAAAAGCAGCACACGTTAGGATATCCCATTTAAAGCATAGCCGTAAATGAAATATTCGAGCCTCGTAATTCGTCAACCTGTCATACCAAGAGATCGCCCGTTGACGAATTGTTACGTAGAAGCAATAAAAATGCAAACCGAGCGGTGCACTGCTCTGTacacgagagaaaaaacacgCTTTTATCGGACGTATAACCCCCCGAGCGTTCTCTCACTTATACTCTCTCATTTGCTCTCCTTCAGCCCTCGCGTTATTGTTTCTGTTTCTACACAGTGAAAAGTGGCGCGGCTGCTCTGCACATAACGGCGCGCACTTGGCGACGATCAAAACCTTATATGTGCAGAGCAGCTCGACTACGACTGAATACCCCCGCAGCCCTTGCTTCTGCGCGCGAAGATGACGACGTTACTTTGTCTCGTAACAAAATCAATGTCTCAGCCAGAAACGGCAATACTCTACCCACATGCAGCTTTCACGGCGTTGAATTGTAAATTTCTCGACTATCAAGTGCACCTGCAGCGTCAATTTGTGGCTCCTCTGTCTCCATATACTATGTTCCGACTGCTActataaaaaatacttacaTACCGAGTAGAGGGAATTTTACTCGACTCATTTTTACTACGGTTGATCGGTACACtaataaatttgtaataatGTTAAATCACGAAATACAGCGTTAACTGAACAATTTAATCGAAATCCGAATAACACAACGCGCGCAGTGGCCATACAACGCCAGATCTTTTTATCCCTCCAGTGCGCAGGAAAACTCAGTTGAATTTACGGCAGAAGAGAAAATTCGCGTTCCGAGTCAAGAGCAATGGCCATTGCTAACGACGGGTATGAGCGCACTCATACAAATCGCTTGGCTGGCGCCAGCACGGGGGTCGGAATTTTTGTGTTATTTTACTGAAACCACCGGCTCGTTGTGCCCGACGCATGTCATCAACTGTTATGCCTCGAGTGCGCGTGAGAGTCCACAAACACACGGATCATAGTTGCctagtatattatatacgtaaTCCTACATCCCTCGGCCCAACGCCGGGTCACGTAGTTGACATTTTCGCATCCTTGGAgtgcaaaattaaattaaataaaagaatCTCGAACCCTTGAACGATTAAATTTCGTGGAATATAAATGCAATGATAAATACGTACTGTTGTTTGTTTGTATTTTCGTGTAAgcgatgaaaatgaaaaaaagtaatcgatACAGGGCATTTAACGATGTCTTTCTAATTCTGGTATTTCTGCTTGCAGTTGAATAACATGACCATGCGATTCAAAGTTCGGACGAAGACAAACAAAAGGTCCACGCACTCTTCTCTAAGTTTGGAGACGACTGGCCTGTTTCGAAATGGCCGTATCCGCCTGCGATGCTTTGCCGAAATTACGCCGGTCTACAAAGCGTCAGCTTCGAAGGAAATAATGGAGGAAAGACCCTACATCGCATCGATTACGGGAGATGCATCGCCACACAGTCGCCGTGAGTATACAGCTCCGCATATCAATGTACAAATTAATGCTTTAGTCTTCGTTAAAGCCATCAAACTCAACTTCCCACAATGTCAGGTAGAAGTCAACTTCAGCGCATGAATTCCAGGTATAGAGAAGCGGGCGTTTATCACGTCGAAAGCACACAGCGTTTGTATACGGTGCCATTTGGCGAACGCGCTGTTTTATGAAGCGGGCATTCCTCTTGGTTCACAGAACGGTTGGTCCCCGCGCGTGCAAgcacaataaattttgtgacGAATCTTTATCGCCGGCTCGTGATTAAAGTCTGCTTGTTTAATTCCGATTGTTTTATAGGTGTGCGGCGATTTCCACGCGCAGTCCGGCTCTTTATCGCGTGTTTTCTTCCCTTCTCTTCGGCGGCGCGCTTttcctgtttttctttcaagCGAGCTTTGCAAGCACGCCAGCTGTAATTAGTTTCAGAAAAACGGCTTCTTGCGTGCACAGACTCTTTGCCGGTATATCATCGCTTTAGCAGTGCATGCAGTATTATGAAAAATTGCGCGCTGGATCTTATTACGGCTTATAAGTGTACATTGTTActttgagattttttaattataatctcGTAATAGagataataaataagagaACCGAAAAGATAAAACTTAAGTagtataaaaaagctatcgcTAAAAACTCGAATTATTATACCGCGAAACGAGCAATGCTTATCGTCTAGCCACATCTTCTTCGTCGAACACAACACTGTGTGGCTATTGTGTCCGTATTACTATTGTGCTTGTTTCGGCTC
The sequence above is drawn from the Nasonia vitripennis strain AsymCx chromosome 4, Nvit_psr_1.1, whole genome shotgun sequence genome and encodes:
- the LOC100679350 gene encoding uncharacterized protein LOC100679350, which translates into the protein MDKACGKICRLLILLLLIFGGATGLKTLKITAPERVRVGDSALLTCSYDLDNVQLYVIKWYLDDAEFYRNVPKKDPPHAIFPVRGIRVNVSSSNTQDVTLVNMTRNHTGRYSCEVTEDGPTYDTRVQEAHVFVVDVPETEPRIAVDREHLRAGETLRANCSSGTSRPAPNITWTLNGAPLNNMTMRFKVRTKTNKRSTHSSLSLETTGLFRNGRIRLRCFAEITPVYKASASKEIMEERPYIASITGDASPHSRQSNGRSAASLASLWIYGLASNILGMLIQATFTR